The proteins below are encoded in one region of Acidobacteriota bacterium:
- the rimI gene encoding ribosomal protein S18-alanine N-acetyltransferase produces MAFDVVIREAGPEESRALADIDAVSFDVPWSLDALRALLDDALTRVWIARSGARVVGGAIVRVVAGEAEVLRLAVHPDARRRGTGRALVGAVLSAIADACPAGVHLEVRASNVAARRLYARHGFVDNGRRRDYYQAPREDAILMRWRPVGHASGGI; encoded by the coding sequence ATGGCATTCGACGTCGTGATCCGCGAGGCAGGGCCCGAGGAGAGCCGTGCGCTGGCCGACATCGACGCGGTCAGCTTCGACGTGCCCTGGTCGCTCGACGCGCTCCGCGCACTGCTGGACGATGCCCTCACCCGTGTGTGGATCGCGCGATCAGGAGCGCGCGTGGTGGGGGGCGCCATCGTCCGCGTCGTGGCGGGGGAGGCCGAGGTGTTGCGCCTCGCCGTGCATCCTGACGCGCGCCGACGGGGCACCGGGCGCGCGCTGGTCGGCGCCGTCCTGTCAGCGATCGCTGACGCATGTCCGGCAGGCGTCCACCTCGAGGTGCGGGCGTCGAACGTGGCGGCGCGGCGGTTGTACGCGCGCCACGGCTTTGTCGACAACGGCCGCCGGCGCGACTACTACCAGGCCCCGCGCGAGGACGCGATTCTGATGCGCTGGCGACCCGTCGGACACGCATCGGGCGGCATCTGA
- the guaA gene encoding glutamine-hydrolyzing GMP synthase yields the protein MAHQTLLILDFGSQVTQLIARRVREAHVYSEIHPYDVPAETIRQLAPIGIILSGSHGSAYEDHDLRAPDIVWELGVPVLGICYGMQTMAAQLGGAVTWSDHREFGYAEVRAHGHTRLLDGLEDFRTPDEHGMLKVWMSHGDAVATLPPGFSLMASTPSCPIAGMADEARGYYAVQFHPEVTHTVQGQAILTRFVRDICGARGDWRMGDYVTEAVARIRGQVGGDEVVLGLSGGVDSSVAAALIHRAIGDQLTCVFVDHGLLRLNEAQLVMDMFAGRLHARVRHVDAREQFLSQLTGVTDPEAKRKIIGREFVEVFQREAGALTNAKWLAQGTIYPDVVESGGAKTKKAKTIKSHHNVGGLPETLGLKLLEPLRELFKDEVRELGLVLGLPPDMVYRHPFPGPGLGVRILGEVQAEYADLLRRADDIFIQELRTTIDEATGRTWYDLTSQAFAVFLPVRSVGVMGDGRTYEFVVALRAVQTSDFMTADWAPLPVALLKRASGRIINEVRGINRVVYDVSSKPPSTIEWE from the coding sequence ATGGCCCATCAGACGCTCCTGATCCTCGACTTCGGATCGCAGGTGACGCAGCTCATCGCGCGCCGCGTGCGTGAGGCACACGTCTACTCCGAGATCCACCCCTACGACGTGCCCGCCGAGACCATCAGGCAACTGGCGCCGATCGGCATCATCCTGTCGGGCAGTCACGGCAGCGCCTACGAGGATCACGACCTGCGCGCGCCCGACATCGTGTGGGAACTCGGCGTGCCCGTGCTCGGCATCTGCTACGGCATGCAGACGATGGCGGCGCAGCTCGGCGGCGCGGTGACGTGGAGCGACCACCGCGAGTTCGGCTACGCGGAGGTGCGGGCGCACGGCCACACCAGGCTGCTCGACGGCCTCGAAGACTTCCGCACGCCCGACGAGCACGGGATGCTGAAGGTGTGGATGAGCCATGGCGATGCCGTCGCCACGCTGCCGCCGGGCTTTTCCCTGATGGCGTCCACGCCGAGCTGTCCCATCGCGGGCATGGCTGACGAGGCACGCGGCTACTACGCGGTGCAGTTCCATCCCGAAGTCACGCACACCGTCCAGGGACAAGCCATCCTCACGCGATTCGTGCGCGACATCTGCGGTGCGCGAGGCGACTGGCGGATGGGTGACTACGTCACCGAAGCCGTCGCACGCATCCGCGGGCAGGTGGGTGGCGACGAGGTGGTACTCGGCCTCTCGGGTGGTGTGGATTCAAGCGTGGCGGCGGCCCTGATCCATCGCGCGATCGGCGATCAACTCACGTGCGTGTTCGTCGACCACGGGCTGCTGCGTCTGAACGAAGCGCAGCTCGTGATGGACATGTTCGCGGGACGCCTGCACGCCCGCGTGCGCCACGTCGACGCGCGCGAGCAGTTCCTCTCGCAGTTGACCGGCGTCACCGATCCGGAAGCCAAGCGCAAGATCATCGGTCGCGAATTCGTCGAGGTCTTCCAGCGCGAAGCGGGCGCGCTCACCAACGCGAAGTGGCTCGCGCAGGGCACCATCTATCCCGACGTCGTCGAGTCGGGCGGTGCCAAGACGAAGAAGGCCAAGACGATCAAGAGCCATCACAACGTCGGCGGCCTGCCGGAGACGTTGGGACTGAAGCTGCTCGAACCGCTGCGAGAGCTGTTCAAGGACGAAGTGCGGGAGCTCGGTCTGGTGCTCGGCCTGCCACCCGACATGGTCTATCGCCATCCGTTCCCGGGGCCTGGCCTCGGCGTGCGCATCCTCGGCGAGGTGCAGGCGGAGTACGCCGATCTGTTGCGGCGCGCCGACGACATCTTCATCCAGGAACTGCGCACCACGATCGACGAGGCCACGGGGCGCACGTGGTACGACCTCACGAGCCAGGCATTCGCGGTCTTCCTGCCCGTGCGCAGCGTGGGCGTGATGGGCGACGGCCGCACCTACGAGTTCGTGGTCGCCCTGCGTGCCGTGCAGACGAGCGACTTCATGACCGCCGACTGGGCGCCGCTGCCTGTCGCCCTCCTCAAGCGCGCGTCGGGCCGCATCATCAACGAGGTGCGCGGCATCAACCGCGTCGTCTACGACGTGAGCAGCAAGCCCCCCAGCACGATCGAGTGGGAGTGA
- a CDS encoding HAMP domain-containing protein gives MSSSRADSRSRSLTWRVLAVGLGSTVCLWLLGATYVLWRLGSDVEGTAARIERDVQTRFAERAETLAHTVEALRAQPTLVPALDTSPRDQRALFNAVDVVARQSGPDVAITVAAPNGLAVAWAGRPQAVPDTRHDRGAVLVLAPGALGLRLVYVEPVHVTTDGATRMIGSLAAEQLLSAGSPVDTQDALEARVDSALLSVTLTPRLIGGVAASPDAATITLHAPGGAPLADVVIPHAELRTLRETWWRRLFGLAEICLAITLLLLAGVLAWERRYLPRQDYRTFTALAYLVLVVARVLLWMGTTPLLEPADAATGTFDLLAWRYRSPFDLFATAFVLLAGVMLSADPLRRTRLAWRLTRREPAGAVGVRVRFAFAQLGGGLIVSVLSGGLAYLVQAIVSHAELDIRMLALWPAVGLNRLLVVLGLVALAVAVFWAGVLVLRAALRRWRLARLGLWLRLVWPLALWTAPLLVGTTVAAARGIDVPAFALVALVVSVGVAALFTNRGLAWFRRGTQGRRLLAVYAAILVPSLLLYPLLLHTVDHARRQLIATQYAPQVVSHPQELQRRLNAALRQIDAIQSLGERIAAVPREVGRIPTDTAFDLWRQTDLAAARLTSAVELYAQDGPQVSRFGFNFPEYQATLREWRSGVCAWDVFAEASLFGSEERSMLHAERAICEKGTDGRQYVRGGIILHVMLDYSSLPFLTTQGPYYDLFRGVGSDELRTARQSPRDTELVVYGWGRTPIFSSSERVWALPDRVFERAYQSRESFWDTQTRGARVYDLYVSNDRLAIYVVSVPRVTLVEHLIHVAEVATLAALALLLVLAVHAILNRVNRRGPQPATLLVREIRASFTRKLFLAFVATSVIPVLTLAFVVRTFVASRLRADVEAEATRTAAVARRVIEEAIALQQLGPVSATALSDDVMVWISRVIGQDVNIFDGPALLATSQRDLFAQGLLPERTPDTVYRAIALERLPTFVGEDQIGPLQYQLAATPIRVANREAILTVPMTLRQREIEREIAELDRSVNLGAVVFILLGAALGYSISGRIGDPVQRLTRASRRIAAGDLDQHIVAKTADELQGLVEAFNSMAADLSRQRVQLQRTHRLEAWAEMARQVAHDIKNPLTPIQLSAEHLRRVHADRESPLSPVLEQCVDTILLQVRMLRQISSEFASFASSPTARLASVPVQALVDEVLAGYRIGLPSNVRVQAEIDPGVPDVLIDRALLGRALINIIENALHAMPAGGVVTLHAMRQDEGFVRLALTDTGVGMDDEALARLFEPYFSTKAAGTGLGLSIARRNVELMGGGIDVRSAKGVGTTVSLDVPVAPVDPPLAG, from the coding sequence ATGTCATCGTCACGCGCCGACTCCCGTTCTCGCAGCCTGACCTGGCGCGTGCTTGCCGTCGGCCTCGGCAGCACGGTGTGCCTGTGGCTGCTGGGCGCCACGTACGTGCTCTGGCGTCTGGGATCCGATGTCGAGGGGACCGCCGCGCGCATCGAACGCGACGTGCAGACGCGGTTCGCCGAGCGGGCCGAGACGCTGGCACACACGGTGGAGGCGTTACGCGCACAGCCCACACTCGTCCCCGCGCTCGACACGTCGCCCCGCGATCAGCGCGCCCTGTTCAACGCCGTCGACGTCGTGGCGCGGCAGAGCGGTCCCGACGTGGCGATCACCGTCGCCGCCCCCAACGGTCTGGCCGTCGCGTGGGCCGGTCGTCCGCAGGCAGTGCCCGATACCCGGCACGACAGGGGGGCCGTTCTCGTGCTGGCCCCCGGGGCGCTCGGATTGCGACTGGTGTACGTGGAGCCCGTGCACGTCACCACCGACGGCGCGACGCGCATGATTGGCTCGCTCGCCGCCGAGCAACTGCTCTCGGCGGGATCGCCCGTCGACACGCAGGACGCGCTCGAAGCCCGTGTCGACAGCGCGCTGCTCTCGGTGACGCTCACGCCGCGACTCATCGGCGGTGTCGCCGCCTCGCCCGACGCGGCGACGATCACCCTGCACGCGCCGGGTGGAGCGCCGCTGGCAGACGTCGTGATTCCGCACGCCGAACTGCGGACGCTCCGCGAGACGTGGTGGCGCCGGTTGTTCGGCCTTGCCGAGATCTGCCTGGCCATCACGCTGTTGCTGCTCGCGGGCGTGCTGGCCTGGGAGCGCCGCTATCTGCCGCGGCAGGACTACCGGACGTTCACGGCGCTCGCGTATCTCGTGCTCGTCGTCGCGCGCGTGCTCCTCTGGATGGGGACGACGCCGCTGCTCGAGCCGGCCGACGCCGCGACGGGGACGTTCGACCTGCTGGCGTGGCGCTATCGGTCGCCGTTCGACCTGTTCGCCACGGCATTCGTCCTCCTTGCCGGCGTCATGCTCTCGGCCGATCCGCTTCGCCGCACGCGGCTCGCGTGGCGGCTGACGCGACGCGAGCCGGCGGGGGCCGTGGGCGTCCGCGTGCGATTCGCCTTCGCGCAACTCGGTGGCGGCCTCATCGTCTCGGTCCTGTCGGGTGGGCTCGCGTATCTCGTGCAGGCCATCGTGAGCCACGCCGAACTGGACATCCGCATGCTGGCCCTGTGGCCGGCCGTCGGACTGAACCGACTGCTCGTCGTGCTCGGTCTCGTGGCCCTGGCCGTCGCCGTGTTCTGGGCTGGCGTGCTCGTCCTTCGAGCGGCACTCCGGCGGTGGCGGCTCGCACGTCTCGGCCTGTGGCTGCGCCTCGTGTGGCCGCTCGCGCTCTGGACGGCCCCACTCCTCGTCGGCACGACAGTCGCCGCCGCACGCGGCATCGACGTCCCCGCATTTGCGCTCGTGGCGCTGGTCGTCAGTGTCGGGGTGGCTGCGCTGTTCACCAACCGCGGCCTGGCCTGGTTCCGCCGCGGCACGCAGGGCCGACGCCTGCTCGCGGTCTACGCCGCGATCCTCGTGCCGTCGCTGCTGCTCTACCCGCTGCTGCTGCACACGGTGGATCACGCGCGGCGCCAACTGATTGCCACGCAGTACGCGCCACAGGTCGTCTCGCACCCGCAGGAACTGCAACGCCGGCTGAACGCGGCGCTCCGCCAGATCGATGCCATCCAGAGCCTCGGTGAACGCATCGCCGCGGTTCCTCGCGAAGTGGGACGTATCCCCACCGATACGGCCTTCGATCTGTGGCGCCAGACCGACCTCGCCGCGGCGCGGCTCACGTCGGCCGTGGAGTTGTACGCGCAGGACGGACCGCAGGTCAGCCGCTTCGGCTTCAACTTCCCCGAATACCAGGCAACGCTGCGTGAGTGGCGCAGCGGCGTCTGCGCGTGGGACGTCTTCGCCGAAGCGTCGCTGTTCGGGTCCGAGGAGCGCAGCATGCTCCACGCCGAACGCGCGATCTGCGAGAAGGGGACGGACGGACGGCAGTACGTGCGCGGCGGGATCATCCTGCACGTGATGCTGGACTACAGCTCACTGCCCTTCCTCACGACGCAGGGGCCGTACTACGACCTGTTCCGCGGCGTCGGCAGCGACGAACTTCGGACCGCCCGCCAGTCGCCGCGGGACACCGAGCTGGTCGTCTATGGGTGGGGCCGTACACCGATCTTCAGCTCGAGCGAGCGCGTGTGGGCGCTGCCCGACCGCGTGTTCGAGCGTGCGTACCAGTCGCGTGAGTCGTTCTGGGACACGCAGACGCGCGGCGCCCGCGTGTACGACCTGTACGTCTCCAACGATCGTCTCGCCATCTACGTGGTCAGCGTGCCCCGCGTCACGCTGGTCGAGCATCTGATCCACGTGGCGGAAGTGGCCACGCTCGCGGCGCTCGCGCTGCTGCTCGTGCTCGCCGTCCACGCGATCCTCAACCGCGTCAATCGACGCGGTCCGCAGCCGGCCACGCTGCTGGTCCGCGAGATCCGCGCGAGCTTCACGCGCAAGCTGTTCCTCGCCTTCGTGGCGACGTCGGTCATCCCGGTCCTCACGCTGGCGTTCGTGGTGCGGACCTTCGTGGCATCGCGACTGCGAGCCGACGTCGAAGCAGAGGCCACGCGCACGGCCGCCGTCGCGCGACGCGTGATCGAGGAAGCCATCGCGCTGCAGCAACTGGGCCCCGTATCGGCCACGGCGTTGAGCGACGACGTGATGGTGTGGATCAGTCGCGTGATCGGCCAGGACGTCAACATCTTCGACGGGCCGGCGCTACTTGCGACGAGCCAGCGCGACCTGTTCGCGCAGGGACTGCTGCCGGAGCGGACGCCGGACACCGTCTATCGCGCGATCGCACTGGAACGGCTGCCCACGTTCGTGGGCGAGGATCAGATCGGACCGCTGCAGTATCAGCTCGCCGCCACGCCGATTCGCGTGGCCAACCGCGAGGCGATTCTCACGGTTCCGATGACGCTGCGTCAGCGGGAGATCGAGCGCGAAATCGCCGAGCTCGATCGGAGCGTGAACCTCGGCGCCGTGGTGTTCATCCTGCTCGGCGCGGCCCTGGGGTACTCCATCTCCGGACGCATCGGCGATCCCGTCCAGCGGCTGACGCGCGCGAGCCGGCGCATCGCCGCCGGCGATCTCGATCAGCACATCGTGGCGAAGACTGCCGACGAGTTGCAGGGGCTCGTTGAGGCGTTCAACAGCATGGCCGCCGATCTGTCGCGCCAGCGGGTGCAGTTGCAGCGCACGCACAGGCTCGAAGCGTGGGCCGAGATGGCACGACAGGTCGCGCACGACATCAAGAATCCGCTGACGCCGATCCAGCTGTCAGCCGAGCATCTGCGACGCGTCCACGCGGACCGGGAGTCGCCGCTCTCGCCCGTGCTCGAGCAGTGCGTGGACACCATCCTGCTCCAGGTGCGGATGCTGCGGCAGATCTCGTCGGAGTTCGCCAGCTTCGCCTCATCGCCGACAGCGCGCCTCGCGAGCGTGCCGGTGCAGGCGCTCGTCGACGAGGTGCTGGCGGGGTATCGCATCGGCTTGCCGTCGAACGTACGTGTCCAGGCCGAGATCGACCCTGGCGTTCCCGACGTGCTCATCGACAGGGCGCTCCTCGGACGTGCGCTCATCAACATCATCGAGAACGCCCTGCACGCCATGCCCGCCGGCGGCGTCGTCACGCTGCATGCGATGCGTCAGGACGAGGGATTCGTGCGGCTGGCGCTCACCGATACCGGCGTGGGCATGGATGACGAGGCGCTGGCGCGCCTGTTCGAGCCGTACTTCTCGACCAAGGCGGCGGGAACGGGGCTCGGGTTGTCGATCGCGCGGCGGAACGTCGAGCTGATGGGCGGGGGTATCGACGTGCGGAGTGCGAAGGGCGTCGGGACGACCGTGTCGCTCGATGTGCCCGTGGCGCCCGTCGACCCGCCGTTGGCAGGCTAG
- the pssA gene encoding CDP-diacylglycerol--serine O-phosphatidyltransferase, with protein MINVLRRGEADQRRLRRGMYLLPSLFTLANMFCGYACVIFAMRGEFATAAPFIGVAVVLDLLDGRIARMTGSTSDFGREFDSLADVISFGVAPAVLGYAWGLFTLGRLGWVAGFLFVSAAAIRLARFNIQTTTNPDKRYFVGMPSPAAAGVPAATVYLLPQGLPAGWTTFLALPLLLVPAALMVSTIKYRSFKTFNLGQRRPASALMLFALFLAAVVSYPQWSLVLISYTYLVSGLIGLAWSRIRPRNADDAVPSTDPEPVASGGPHEV; from the coding sequence ATGATCAACGTCCTGCGTCGCGGTGAGGCCGATCAGCGCCGTCTCCGCAGGGGCATGTACCTGCTGCCGAGCCTCTTCACGCTCGCCAACATGTTCTGCGGGTACGCCTGCGTGATCTTCGCGATGCGGGGCGAGTTCGCCACGGCCGCGCCGTTCATCGGGGTGGCGGTGGTGCTCGACCTGCTGGATGGCCGCATCGCGCGCATGACGGGATCGACCAGCGACTTCGGCAGGGAGTTCGATTCCCTCGCCGACGTCATCTCGTTCGGCGTCGCGCCCGCCGTGCTGGGGTACGCGTGGGGACTGTTCACGCTGGGCCGGCTCGGCTGGGTGGCGGGGTTCCTGTTCGTGTCGGCCGCCGCCATTCGTCTCGCGCGGTTCAACATCCAGACCACGACCAACCCGGACAAGCGCTACTTCGTCGGCATGCCCAGCCCCGCGGCAGCCGGCGTCCCTGCGGCCACCGTGTACCTGCTGCCCCAGGGCCTTCCGGCAGGCTGGACGACGTTCCTCGCGCTGCCACTGCTGCTCGTGCCGGCCGCGCTGATGGTCAGCACGATCAAGTACCGGAGTTTCAAGACCTTCAACCTCGGCCAGCGACGCCCGGCCAGCGCCCTGATGCTGTTTGCGCTGTTCCTCGCGGCCGTGGTGTCGTACCCGCAGTGGTCGCTGGTGCTGATCTCGTACACGTATCTCGTGTCCGGGCTCATCGGTCTCGCCTGGTCGCGCATCCGCCCCAGGAACGCCGACGACGCGGTGCCCTCGACCGATCCGGAGCCGGTCGCCAGTGGCGGCCCTCACGAGGTCTGA
- a CDS encoding YdcH family protein: MPDAQDVKEQLLRTDAEYRELYQLHHELDEQIRSMSTNPHPSEHEQLEEAQLKKRKLQLKDRMEDIVRRYSSPPPPGPTSTFAHA; the protein is encoded by the coding sequence ATGCCCGATGCGCAGGATGTCAAGGAGCAACTCCTCAGGACCGACGCGGAGTACCGCGAGCTCTACCAACTGCACCACGAGCTCGACGAGCAGATTCGGTCGATGTCCACCAACCCCCATCCATCCGAGCATGAACAGCTGGAAGAAGCCCAGTTGAAGAAGCGCAAGCTTCAGTTGAAGGACCGGATGGAGGACATCGTCCGGCGATATTCCTCACCTCCGCCGCCCGGTCCGACCTCGACGTTCGCTCACGCCTGA
- a CDS encoding PQQ-like beta-propeller repeat protein: protein MAAPCVSAAQPQGPPPGAAPAQRPAPPAPKASRAKGTTGGVPFFPLRVRWSTELEAAPSAGIATDDVRVFVPLTGSGLLAVDAATGGVRWRADLTTDVRPAVDESRVHVVAADAIHALDVTTGTEVWRTPLAAPVSTPLVAWGGWVIAALQSGDVVALRGIDGSEVWRQTFGAAVVAPPAINGDRLYLPGPDGMVRALAIETGAAIWTRALGGSVLSIAPLGNRVYVGSSDNHFYCLDDAKGRVRWRWRAGADPIGDAIADDERVYFTSLDTVVRALDRGHGAQRWRQPLPWRPRSGPIRVGNTLVAAGIAVDLRGYALDTGKAVGDFALTENRLEVIEGVPVVVHRATLPGDFLVAAVADGRLVALEHVFGLPARPLSDLPGERIAITPPQP from the coding sequence ATGGCCGCTCCGTGCGTGTCGGCCGCGCAGCCCCAGGGGCCGCCGCCAGGCGCTGCGCCGGCCCAGCGTCCGGCACCGCCGGCACCGAAGGCCTCCAGGGCGAAGGGCACCACGGGGGGCGTGCCCTTCTTCCCGCTGCGCGTGCGGTGGAGCACCGAGCTCGAAGCCGCACCCTCCGCCGGTATCGCGACCGATGACGTTCGCGTATTCGTGCCGCTGACGGGAAGCGGGCTCCTCGCCGTCGACGCAGCGACGGGTGGCGTTCGTTGGCGTGCGGACCTGACGACCGACGTGCGTCCCGCCGTCGATGAATCGCGCGTGCATGTCGTTGCCGCTGATGCGATCCACGCGCTCGACGTCACCACAGGTACCGAGGTGTGGCGTACGCCGCTGGCGGCTCCTGTCTCGACTCCTCTCGTGGCATGGGGCGGGTGGGTGATCGCGGCGCTGCAGAGCGGAGACGTCGTGGCCCTGCGCGGCATCGATGGCAGCGAGGTGTGGCGCCAGACGTTCGGCGCGGCCGTCGTGGCGCCGCCCGCGATCAATGGCGATCGTCTCTACCTCCCCGGCCCGGACGGCATGGTCCGGGCGCTCGCCATCGAGACCGGTGCGGCGATCTGGACGCGCGCCCTCGGCGGGAGCGTCCTGTCGATCGCGCCACTCGGCAATCGGGTCTATGTCGGATCGTCGGACAATCACTTCTACTGCCTGGACGATGCGAAGGGGCGCGTGCGGTGGCGGTGGCGCGCCGGCGCCGATCCGATTGGTGACGCGATCGCCGACGACGAGCGCGTGTACTTCACGTCGCTCGATACAGTGGTGCGCGCGCTCGATCGCGGTCACGGCGCGCAGCGCTGGCGGCAGCCACTGCCCTGGCGCCCGCGTTCCGGTCCCATCCGTGTGGGCAACACCCTGGTCGCGGCAGGCATCGCCGTCGATCTCCGGGGGTACGCCCTCGACACGGGCAAGGCGGTGGGCGATTTCGCGCTGACGGAGAACCGGCTCGAAGTAATCGAGGGCGTGCCCGTCGTGGTGCACCGCGCCACGCTGCCAGGCGACTTCCTCGTGGCCGCCGTGGCCGACGGGCGACTCGTGGCGCTGGAGCACGTCTTCGGCCTGCCGGCCAGGCCACTCTCCGACCTGCCGGGCGAGCGTATCGCCATCACCCCGCCGCAGCCCTGA
- a CDS encoding phosphatidylserine decarboxylase family protein: MKLDRAGYPFIAGALAPAAYFLLRKKPALGVPLLGLAGFLAYFFRDPERYPPQHPDLVLSPADGRVMVAGPGEPGVAPPGEWQQISIFLSPVDVHINRTPYGGEITRIAYTPGKFLAAYDDRAAAENERNEVWVRSGDRTVVFRQVVGVLARRVVCRVQVGDRLEAGERFGLMKFGSRMDVFVPLACRLQVRPGDVVRGGESVIARWPEA; encoded by the coding sequence ATGAAGCTCGATCGCGCCGGATATCCGTTCATCGCCGGGGCCCTCGCGCCGGCGGCCTATTTCCTCCTGCGGAAGAAGCCGGCACTCGGCGTCCCGCTACTCGGCCTGGCCGGCTTCCTGGCCTACTTCTTCCGGGATCCCGAGCGGTATCCCCCCCAGCATCCCGATCTCGTGTTGTCGCCGGCCGACGGACGCGTGATGGTGGCCGGACCGGGCGAACCAGGCGTCGCCCCGCCGGGCGAGTGGCAGCAGATCAGCATCTTCCTCTCGCCCGTGGACGTCCACATCAACAGGACGCCGTACGGCGGCGAGATCACCCGCATCGCCTACACACCGGGCAAGTTCCTCGCAGCCTACGACGATCGCGCCGCGGCGGAGAACGAGCGCAACGAGGTGTGGGTCCGCTCCGGCGACCGCACCGTGGTCTTCCGTCAGGTCGTTGGCGTCCTCGCGCGGCGCGTGGTGTGCCGCGTCCAGGTGGGCGATCGACTGGAAGCGGGTGAGCGATTCGGCCTCATGAAGTTCGGCTCCCGCATGGACGTCTTCGTCCCGCTCGCGTGCCGGCTCCAGGTCCGCCCGGGCGACGTGGTACGCGGCGGCGAGAGCGTGATCGCGCGCTGGCCCGAGGCCTGA